One segment of Candidatus Nitrospira nitrosa DNA contains the following:
- a CDS encoding sensor histidine kinase: MNLQRPDPDALLQRVQAEEARQHQGKFKVFFGANPGVGKTYAMLEAAHEQRREGIDVVIGVVETHGRVETESLINGLEIIPRRAVDHRGTVLQEFDLDAALARHPTVILIDELAHSNAPGMRHAKRWQDVQELLKAGITVYTSVNVQHLESLNDVVAQITGVRVRETLPDSVLERADDVELIDLPPDDLLQRLKEGKVYVPEQIQHAIQHFFAKGNLIALRELALRRTAERVDQQMEVYRRDHAVVRTWPAAETILVCVNMKQRGPRLIRAARQMATDLHAKWIAVYVQVPRHLRSPQSERDRLVQTLRLAEQLGAETVTLTGENVAQELLNYARSRNATKIIVGKPVRAPWKEWIFGSVVSDLVHQSGEIDIYVIAGMGDDRQPAVRRAHQGAGDVDVYAYGVAGVLMATGIDWLMFPYFAAANLIMIYLIAVIGVAIRCGRGPSVFASVLSVAAFDFFFVPPYYSFAVSDIQYLLTFGVMLVVALVISNLAVRLRQQAELARYRERRTGVLYAMSRDLATHRGTGMLAQLAANHLRDVFDAHVAVFLADADNRVQLQRGELLFFELNPKESGVAQWVYDHHERAGLGTDTLPGASALYMPLVASSGSIGVVAVRPKDPVLLLDPEHLHLLESLVNQVALAIERTRLSDEAQQAHVAAEAERMRSAILSSVSHDLRTPLATISGAAGSLVEGREELNAAARRELARSIYREADRLDRLLKNLLDMMQLEAGAVRLNKEWHSLDEIIGAALARLEGRLEGHAVSTAFPTDLPLVFVDGVLLEQVVINLVENAVKYTPLRSTMDLSASVSDHEVIVEVADRGPGIPPGEESRIFDKFYRGKSAREGGVGLGLTICRGIVEAHGGRIWVENRPGGGALFQFTIPLSEKQPAVEMEQAQV, translated from the coding sequence ATGAACCTACAACGACCAGATCCCGATGCACTGCTTCAGCGAGTTCAGGCCGAGGAAGCTCGGCAACACCAAGGAAAATTCAAGGTCTTTTTTGGTGCCAATCCCGGCGTCGGGAAAACCTACGCTATGCTGGAGGCGGCGCACGAGCAACGACGTGAGGGCATCGATGTCGTCATCGGTGTCGTCGAGACGCATGGTCGGGTGGAGACGGAGTCGCTGATCAATGGACTCGAGATCATCCCGCGCCGGGCCGTCGACCATCGTGGCACCGTACTGCAGGAATTCGACCTTGACGCGGCGCTCGCCCGCCACCCCACTGTTATCCTCATCGATGAACTCGCGCACAGCAATGCGCCGGGTATGCGCCACGCCAAACGCTGGCAGGATGTGCAGGAGTTATTGAAGGCCGGTATCACGGTCTATACCTCGGTGAACGTACAGCACTTGGAAAGCTTGAACGATGTGGTCGCGCAGATCACCGGCGTGCGGGTTCGTGAAACCCTACCGGATTCCGTGCTTGAGCGGGCTGATGACGTGGAGCTGATCGATCTCCCGCCGGATGATTTGCTTCAGCGCCTCAAAGAGGGGAAGGTATACGTCCCGGAGCAGATTCAGCATGCCATTCAACATTTCTTTGCGAAAGGTAATCTGATTGCGCTTCGAGAACTCGCTCTTCGCCGCACCGCCGAACGGGTCGATCAGCAGATGGAGGTCTACCGACGCGACCATGCCGTCGTACGAACCTGGCCGGCTGCGGAAACGATCTTGGTTTGTGTGAACATGAAGCAGCGTGGTCCGCGTTTGATCAGAGCCGCACGCCAGATGGCGACGGATCTTCATGCTAAATGGATCGCCGTGTACGTGCAGGTTCCTCGGCATCTCCGATCACCCCAGTCTGAACGCGACCGGCTGGTGCAGACCTTGCGGCTGGCGGAGCAGCTTGGAGCTGAAACGGTCACCTTAACGGGAGAGAATGTGGCTCAGGAGCTCTTGAATTACGCCCGGAGCCGGAACGCCACAAAGATTATCGTTGGAAAACCGGTGCGGGCTCCCTGGAAGGAGTGGATATTCGGATCCGTGGTCTCAGACCTTGTTCATCAGAGCGGCGAGATCGACATCTATGTCATCGCGGGAATGGGCGATGACAGACAACCCGCCGTAAGACGTGCTCATCAGGGTGCCGGGGATGTCGATGTATATGCTTACGGGGTTGCTGGTGTGTTGATGGCGACGGGGATCGACTGGTTGATGTTTCCTTATTTCGCGGCTGCGAACCTGATCATGATCTATCTCATTGCCGTGATCGGCGTTGCGATTCGTTGCGGTCGTGGGCCGTCGGTGTTCGCTTCTGTCCTGAGTGTGGCGGCGTTCGATTTCTTTTTCGTGCCGCCCTACTACTCCTTTGCCGTCTCCGATATTCAATACCTGTTGACCTTCGGCGTCATGCTGGTAGTGGCTCTGGTCATCAGCAACCTTGCCGTGCGTCTGCGCCAGCAAGCCGAGCTCGCCCGCTATCGAGAACGACGTACCGGCGTGCTCTATGCCATGAGTCGAGATCTCGCCACTCATCGGGGAACAGGGATGTTGGCCCAGCTCGCGGCCAACCATCTTCGAGATGTGTTCGACGCACATGTGGCCGTATTTCTTGCGGATGCTGACAATCGGGTGCAATTGCAGCGCGGAGAGCTCCTGTTTTTTGAGTTAAACCCAAAGGAGTCGGGTGTTGCTCAGTGGGTATACGACCACCATGAGCGAGCGGGACTCGGAACCGATACGCTGCCGGGAGCTAGCGCCCTCTATATGCCGTTGGTGGCTTCGTCCGGCTCGATCGGTGTCGTGGCGGTGCGGCCGAAAGACCCCGTGCTGTTACTCGATCCAGAGCATTTGCATTTGCTGGAGTCCCTGGTAAATCAAGTGGCCTTGGCAATTGAAAGGACTCGTTTATCCGATGAGGCTCAGCAAGCGCACGTGGCGGCAGAAGCTGAGCGGATGCGCAGTGCCATTCTCAGTTCGGTCTCTCATGACCTGCGAACGCCGCTTGCAACCATCAGCGGTGCTGCCGGCAGCTTGGTTGAAGGTCGGGAGGAGCTCAATGCCGCTGCCCGGCGGGAACTTGCTCGATCCATCTATCGAGAGGCTGATCGTCTTGATCGATTGCTCAAGAACCTTCTTGATATGATGCAACTTGAAGCCGGAGCCGTACGACTCAATAAAGAGTGGCACTCCCTGGATGAAATCATCGGTGCTGCCCTGGCCAGGCTCGAAGGACGATTGGAGGGTCATGCGGTCAGTACGGCGTTTCCGACCGATCTGCCGTTGGTATTTGTTGATGGAGTGCTTCTGGAGCAAGTCGTGATTAATCTTGTTGAAAACGCAGTGAAGTATACACCTCTGAGAAGTACGATGGATCTGTCTGCGTCGGTCAGCGATCACGAAGTCATTGTTGAGGTTGCTGATCGTGGACCTGGAATCCCTCCCGGAGAGGAGTCTCGTATTTTTGACAAGTTCTATCGTGGCAAATCTGCGCGAGAAGGAGGCGTCGGACTGGGGCTGACGATTTGTCGCGGCATCGTTGAAGCACATGGCGGGCGTATTTGGGTGGAGAATCGGCCGGGAGGCGGCGCTCTCTTTCAGTTCACCATTCCATTATCGGAGAAGCAGCCGGCCGTCGAAATGGAGCAGGCACAGGTTTGA
- the kdpC gene encoding potassium-transporting ATPase subunit KdpC produces the protein MKDQIRPALTMLLLLTVLTGLVYPLAVTGLAQLLFPDQANGSLIVREGRVIGSRLSGQYFDKPEYFWSRPSATAPFPYNAAASGGSNLGPTNPVLIEAVNARVAALRAADPGNDLPIPVDLVTASGSGLDPHISPAAAFYQLGRVARARGIEESVLRDLVAQYTQGRQLGVLGEPRVHVLLLNLALDERR, from the coding sequence ATGAAAGACCAAATAAGGCCCGCCCTGACCATGCTGTTACTTCTGACTGTCTTGACGGGGCTGGTCTATCCGCTGGCGGTTACCGGGCTGGCCCAACTGTTGTTCCCGGATCAGGCGAACGGCAGCTTGATCGTGCGTGAAGGTAGGGTGATCGGATCTAGGTTGAGCGGACAGTATTTTGACAAACCGGAGTATTTCTGGAGCCGACCGTCGGCGACCGCTCCATTTCCCTACAACGCCGCTGCGTCGGGCGGGTCGAACCTCGGACCTACCAACCCGGTGTTGATCGAGGCCGTCAACGCGCGAGTGGCCGCCTTGCGAGCCGCAGATCCGGGCAACGATTTGCCCATACCAGTCGACCTAGTTACCGCCTCCGGAAGCGGACTGGACCCTCACATCAGCCCGGCCGCAGCGTTCTACCAATTGGGAAGGGTGGCTCGTGCTCGAGGGATCGAGGAATCGGTCCTGCGGGATCTCGTTGCCCAATACACACAGGGCCGCCAGCTCGGCGTTCTTGGAGAACCACGAGTTCATGTTCTTCTACTGAATCTCGCCCTGGACGAGAGGCGTTAG
- the kdpB gene encoding potassium-transporting ATPase subunit KdpB, producing MATEVKRHQTRSLFDQNILRQALLDACRKLDPRHQAKNPVMLVVCVGSVLTTLLFLQALVGAGEAPTWFILAIALWLWFTVLFANFAEAMAEGRGKAQADSLRRTRRELTAKRLGTVDPGNEHYAMWNRQFQRRDTFSVVSANQLKKGDVVLVEAGDIIPVDGEVVEGVASVNESAITGESAPVIRESGGDRSAVTGGTKILSDWLIVRVTASSGESFLDRMIAMVEGAKRQKTPNEIALTILLAALTIIFVLATVTLLPFSLYSVQAMGKGTPVTVTVLVALLVCLIPTTIGALLSAIGIAGMDRMVQANVIAMSGKAVEAAGDVDVLLLDKTGTITLGNRQATAFLAAEGADIQTLADAAQLSSLADETPEGRSIVVLAKEKYGLRARDIHEMGATFIPFTAQTRMSGVNLDGRQIRKGSADAIEAYVTSQGGQFSQVVRLNVETIAKQGGTPLVVAERDKVLGVIALQDIVKGGIRERFGELRRMGIKTVMITGDNPQTAAAVAAEAGVDDFLAQATPEAKLKLIRDLQSEGRLVAMTGDGTNDAPALAQADVAVAMNTGTQAAKEAGNLVDLDSNPTKLIEIVEIGKQLLMTRGALTTFSIANDVAKYFAIIPAAFATTYPALNTLNVMQLATPQSAVLSAVIFNALIIIALIPLALRGIKYRPSGAGFLLRRHLLIYGLGGMVVPFVGIKLIDMILVALHLI from the coding sequence ATGGCAACGGAAGTGAAAAGACACCAGACCCGCTCCCTCTTTGATCAGAACATTCTTCGGCAGGCCTTATTAGATGCTTGTCGAAAACTGGATCCTCGCCATCAGGCCAAAAACCCGGTCATGCTCGTGGTGTGCGTTGGAAGCGTCTTGACGACCCTCCTGTTTCTGCAGGCGCTGGTCGGGGCGGGGGAAGCGCCGACTTGGTTCATTCTTGCCATTGCCCTCTGGCTCTGGTTCACCGTTCTGTTCGCAAACTTTGCGGAAGCTATGGCGGAAGGCCGTGGTAAAGCGCAAGCCGATTCGCTCCGGCGCACGCGCCGAGAGCTCACGGCCAAGAGGCTTGGTACGGTCGATCCGGGAAACGAGCACTATGCCATGTGGAACCGACAGTTCCAGCGGCGCGATACGTTCAGCGTGGTGTCGGCGAATCAGCTCAAGAAAGGTGATGTGGTTCTGGTCGAGGCAGGAGACATCATTCCAGTCGACGGCGAAGTCGTGGAGGGCGTCGCGTCAGTGAACGAGAGCGCCATTACCGGCGAGAGTGCGCCCGTCATTCGAGAAAGCGGCGGCGACCGCAGTGCCGTCACAGGAGGCACGAAGATTCTGTCCGATTGGCTTATCGTTCGTGTTACGGCCAGTTCAGGAGAAAGCTTCCTGGATCGGATGATCGCCATGGTGGAAGGAGCCAAACGCCAGAAAACGCCGAATGAAATCGCCCTCACTATTCTCCTCGCTGCTCTCACCATCATCTTTGTCTTGGCAACGGTGACTCTGTTGCCGTTCTCGCTCTACAGCGTGCAGGCCATGGGGAAAGGGACGCCGGTCACTGTCACTGTGTTGGTGGCACTCTTGGTCTGCCTGATCCCGACGACAATCGGCGCTCTTCTCTCCGCAATCGGGATTGCCGGCATGGATCGCATGGTGCAAGCCAACGTCATCGCGATGTCGGGAAAAGCCGTTGAAGCGGCGGGGGACGTGGACGTTCTGCTGCTGGATAAGACCGGTACCATCACGCTGGGAAACCGTCAGGCGACCGCCTTCCTTGCAGCGGAAGGAGCAGACATCCAGACGCTGGCCGACGCCGCCCAACTCTCATCGTTGGCGGATGAGACACCGGAGGGCCGCAGCATCGTTGTCTTGGCGAAAGAAAAGTATGGATTGCGCGCGCGCGATATTCATGAGATGGGCGCCACATTTATTCCTTTCACGGCTCAGACGCGGATGAGCGGGGTCAACCTTGACGGACGGCAGATCCGCAAGGGATCGGCGGATGCGATCGAAGCCTATGTGACGTCGCAGGGAGGACAGTTTTCTCAGGTTGTCCGGCTGAATGTCGAAACGATTGCCAAACAAGGCGGAACACCACTGGTGGTAGCAGAGAGGGACAAGGTGCTCGGGGTGATTGCGTTGCAAGACATCGTTAAGGGGGGGATCCGGGAGCGGTTCGGTGAACTACGCCGGATGGGCATCAAGACCGTCATGATCACCGGCGACAATCCACAAACAGCAGCAGCCGTGGCGGCGGAGGCCGGGGTGGATGATTTCCTGGCGCAGGCCACGCCGGAGGCAAAGCTAAAGTTGATCCGCGATCTTCAATCCGAAGGCCGCCTTGTGGCCATGACCGGGGACGGAACAAACGACGCGCCGGCCCTAGCACAGGCCGATGTGGCGGTCGCCATGAATACCGGAACGCAAGCAGCCAAAGAGGCTGGAAATTTAGTTGATCTGGATTCCAACCCAACAAAGCTCATCGAAATCGTGGAAATCGGGAAGCAGTTGCTCATGACACGCGGCGCCCTCACCACCTTCAGCATCGCCAACGATGTGGCCAAGTACTTCGCCATCATTCCCGCAGCCTTCGCCACGACCTATCCAGCGCTCAATACATTGAACGTGATGCAGTTGGCGACCCCCCAGAGCGCCGTCCTCTCCGCGGTCATCTTCAACGCGCTGATCATCATCGCGCTTATTCCGCTTGCGCTACGAGGCATCAAGTACCGACCCAGTGGCGCAGGATTCCTATTGCGACGGCATCTCTTGATCTATGGATTGGGGGGTATGGTGGTGCCCTTCGTCGGCATCAAGCTAATCGATATGATTCTGGTGGCCTTGCATCTTATTTAA